Proteins from a single region of Alloscardovia omnicolens:
- a CDS encoding AAA family ATPase: protein MKKKDVMNLIRYHTERNDAAFRNEAYNIAKDFDRSGDTQLASYIIALLSDANTFTPQISNTFTQSEFIVKQPIVRMPLPLPEVIANDIQGILNAIGRNVGIHRFLFHGSAGTGKTESVKQISAILQHDLYVVDFSSIVDSRLGQTSKNIAKLFTDINQLAQSDHVIVLFDEIDALALDRVDSHDIREMGRATSALLRQMDTLSEQVILFATTNLFTKFDKAFIRRFDAVVDFGRYTRTDLNDTAEGIMNDYAGQFSFIGKNIRLFRKILSTAIQLPYPGEMKNLIRSSIAFSKPNDEFDYLRRLYTVLAPEGGTNIQNIRELYKEGFTLREVETLTGISRSTIARELKENSNE from the coding sequence ATGAAGAAGAAAGATGTGATGAACTTAATTCGATATCACACGGAACGCAATGACGCAGCATTCCGTAACGAGGCATACAACATTGCGAAGGACTTTGACCGTTCTGGAGATACACAGCTGGCATCCTATATCATCGCATTACTTTCAGACGCTAATACGTTTACCCCTCAGATATCTAATACCTTTACGCAATCGGAATTTATCGTAAAACAACCAATTGTAAGGATGCCATTACCGCTACCTGAAGTCATCGCAAACGATATCCAGGGGATTCTAAACGCAATAGGACGCAACGTTGGTATCCATCGATTTTTATTTCATGGTTCAGCAGGTACAGGTAAAACAGAGTCTGTTAAACAGATATCGGCTATATTACAACATGATTTATATGTAGTAGACTTCAGTTCAATTGTAGATAGCCGCCTTGGTCAAACGTCAAAGAATATCGCGAAATTATTCACTGATATTAATCAGCTCGCGCAGTCTGACCACGTGATAGTGCTATTCGATGAAATCGATGCCTTAGCACTAGATCGTGTAGACTCCCATGACATTCGTGAAATGGGCAGAGCTACATCAGCGCTGCTACGACAGATGGATACTTTATCAGAACAAGTCATACTATTTGCTACAACTAACCTGTTCACAAAATTCGACAAAGCGTTTATCCGTCGTTTTGACGCAGTCGTTGATTTTGGCCGATATACCCGCACTGATTTGAATGACACAGCTGAGGGGATTATGAATGATTATGCTGGTCAGTTCTCCTTCATCGGTAAAAACATACGCCTATTCCGCAAGATACTCTCTACAGCAATACAACTACCATACCCAGGAGAGATGAAAAATCTTATCCGTTCATCTATTGCGTTCAGTAAACCCAACGATGAATTTGACTACCTGAGGCGACTTTATACTGTATTAGCACCTGAAGGAGGTACGAATATTCAGAATATTCGTGAACTTTATAAAGAAGGATTCACCTTACGTGAAGTAGAAACACTAACTGGCATTTCACGTAGCACTATTGCACGTGAACTGAAGGAGAATAGCAATGAATAA
- a CDS encoding YjzC family protein, whose protein sequence is MANNYKPGEDNRRPGIYIEVGPRGGNVTKPRVVHIDQGDRLPPTQERGRRWQRLFS, encoded by the coding sequence ATGGCTAATAATTACAAGCCCGGTGAAGATAATCGTCGTCCAGGAATTTATATAGAAGTAGGGCCACGTGGAGGTAATGTTACCAAGCCACGAGTTGTACATATTGATCAAGGAGATAGATTGCCACCGACTCAGGAGAGAGGTCGTCGGTGGCAGCGACTTTTTTCGTAA
- a CDS encoding thioredoxin domain-containing protein gives MAKNSEKRAISRKTRMEARAAAEREAQLAAERERKIQTAIGASVVAVIVVVACVIAFFVGRNIYLSTRSAEEVAAKAYAAVEKVKDKPKNASKDGGFIISKNGVNKPISNVPTIDDYMDYICPACGTMHRSAGATLAAMVNAGQINLNIHPSAFLNASSTDQYSTRSAAFVAYVADNEPEKVLELIEAMFAQNFQPQEASGYKSVSNDALVKLAKSVGVSDTVAEAAGKGTYEKWINAVSQWYPVDSKLWHPSGTYKGQMTTPTVLINGHYWDYTTAPSSYAGNYANMILHSIGLEESQVGKEGVLPSIGAGKPVAL, from the coding sequence ATGGCTAAAAATTCTGAAAAACGCGCTATTTCTCGTAAAACGCGCATGGAAGCACGCGCAGCTGCTGAACGCGAAGCACAACTCGCAGCTGAACGCGAACGTAAAATTCAAACTGCTATTGGTGCATCCGTTGTTGCCGTCATCGTTGTTGTTGCTTGTGTAATTGCATTCTTCGTTGGACGCAATATTTATTTAAGCACTCGTTCAGCGGAAGAAGTGGCAGCAAAAGCATATGCGGCTGTAGAGAAGGTCAAAGATAAGCCAAAGAATGCATCTAAAGATGGCGGATTCATAATTTCCAAGAACGGTGTAAATAAACCAATTTCCAATGTTCCAACTATTGATGATTATATGGACTACATTTGCCCTGCTTGCGGAACAATGCATCGCTCAGCTGGGGCAACACTTGCTGCAATGGTTAACGCTGGGCAGATTAATTTGAACATTCACCCATCAGCTTTCTTAAATGCGTCATCAACTGACCAATACTCCACTCGATCAGCTGCGTTCGTGGCATATGTGGCCGATAATGAGCCTGAAAAGGTTTTGGAACTGATTGAAGCAATGTTCGCTCAGAATTTCCAGCCGCAGGAAGCATCTGGATACAAGAGCGTGAGTAATGATGCTTTGGTTAAGCTTGCTAAATCGGTGGGCGTCAGCGATACGGTAGCTGAGGCTGCCGGGAAAGGCACATATGAGAAATGGATTAACGCTGTGAGCCAGTGGTATCCAGTCGATAGCAAGCTGTGGCACCCAAGTGGAACTTATAAGGGACAGATGACCACTCCAACAGTTCTGATTAATGGACACTATTGGGATTACACGACTGCCCCATCAAGCTATGCAGGTAACTACGCTAACATGATCTTGCACAGCATTGGACTTGAAGAATCTCAGGTTGGTAAAGAAGGTGTGCTGCCAAGCATCGGCGCAGGAAAGCCAGTAGCCTTGTAA